A stretch of the Manis pentadactyla isolate mManPen7 chromosome 16, mManPen7.hap1, whole genome shotgun sequence genome encodes the following:
- the TRIM26 gene encoding tripartite motif-containing protein 26 — MATSAPLRSLEEEVTCSICLDYLRDPVTIDCGHVFCRSCTTDVRPISGGRPVCPLCKKPFKKENIRPVWQLASLVENIERLKVDKGRQLGEGAQEQQDAKLCERHQEKLHYYCEDDGKLLCVMCRESREHRPHTAVLVEKAAQPHREKILNHLSILRRDRDKIQGFQAKGEADILALLKKLQDQRQYIVAEFEQGHQFLREREQHLLDQLARLEQELTEGREKYKTRGIGELARLALAISELEGKAHQPAAELMQDTRDFLNRYPRKKFWIGKPIARVVKKRTGEFSDKLLSLQRGLREFQGKLLRDLEYKTVSVTLDPQSASGYLQLSEDWKCVTYSSLYQGTYLHPQQFDCEPGVLGSKGFTWGKVYWEVEVEREGWSEDEEEGDEEEEGEEEEEEEEAGYGDGYEDWETDEDEESLGDEEEEEEEEEEVLESCMVGVARDSVKRKGDLSLRPEDGVWALRLSSAGIWANTSPEAELFPALRPRRVGIALDYEGGTVTFTNAESQELIYTFTATFTRRLVPFLWLKWPGTRLLLRP, encoded by the exons ATGGCCACGTCAGCCCCActgaggagcctggaggaggaggtGACCTGCTCCATCTGCCTCGATTACCTGCGGGACCCCGTGACTATTGACTGTGGCCATGTCTTCTGCCGCAGCTGTACCACTGATGTGCGCCCCATCTCGGGGGGTCGCCCTGTCTGTCCCCTCTGCAAGaagccttttaaaaaagaaaatatccgaCCTGTGTGGCAGCTGGCCAGCCTGGTAGAGAACATCGAGCGGCTGAAAGTGGACAAGGGCAGGCAGCTGGGAGAAGGGGCCCAGGAGCAGCAGGATGCAAAGTTGTGTGAGCGGCACCAGGAGAAGCTGCATTACTACTGTGAGGATGACGGGAAGCTGCTGTGCGTGATGTGCCGGGAGTCTCGGGAGCACAGGCCCCACACTGCTGTCCTCGTGGAGAAGGCTGCCCAGCCCCACAGG GAAAAAATCCTGAACCACCTGAGTATCctaaggagagacagagacaaaattCAGGGCTTTCAGGCAAAAGGAGAAGCTGATATCCTGGCTCTGCTG AAGAAGCTCCAGGACCAGAGGCAGTACATCGTGGCTGAATTTGAGCAGGGCCACCAGTTCCTGAGGGAGCGGGAGCAGCACCTGCTGGACCAGCTGGCCAGGCTGGAGCAGGAGCTCACAGAGGGCAGGGAGAAGTACAAGACCAGGGGCATCGGGGAGCTTGCCCGGCTGGCGCTGGCCATCTCCGAGCTGGAGGGCAAGGCACATCAGCCGGCTGCAGAGCTCATGCAG GATACCAGAGACTTCTTAAACAG GTATCCACGGAAGAAGTTCTGGATTGGGAAACCCATTGCTCGGGTAGTTAAAAAAAGGACAGGAGAATTCTCAGATAAACTTCTGTCTCTGCAAAGAGGCCTGAGAGAATTCCAAG GGAAGCTGCTGAGAGACTTGGAATATAAAACAG TGAGTGTCACCTTGGACCCACAGTCAGCCAGTGGGTACCTGCAGCTTTCAGAGGATTGGAAGTGCGTGACCTACAGCAGCCTGTACCAGGGCACATACCTGCACCCCCAGCAGTTTGACTGTGAGCCGGGGGTGCTGGGCAGTAAGGGCTTCACCTGGGGCAAGGTCTActgggaggtggaggtggagagggagggctggtccGAGGATGAAGAGGAGGGGGacgaggaggaagagggggaagaggaggaggaggaagaggaggccgGCTACGGGGATGGGTATGAGGACTGGGAAACAGATGAGGACGAGGAGTCATTGGGGGacgaagaggaagaggaggaggaggaggaggaagttcTGGAAAGCTGCATGGTGGGGGTGGCCAGAGACTCTGTGAAGAGGAAGGGAGACCTCTCCCTGCGGCCAGAGGACGGGGTGTGGGCGCTGCGCCTCTCCTCAGCAGGCATCTGGGCCAACACCAGCCCTGAGGCCGAGCTCTTCCCGGCGCTGCGGCCCCGGAGAGTAGGCATCGCCCTGGATTATGAGGGGGGCACCGTGACCTTCACCAACGCGGAGTCGCAAGAACTTATCTACACATTCACTGCCACCTTCACTCGGCGCCTCGTCCCCTTCCTGTGGCTGAAGTGGCCAGGAACACGCCTCCTGCTGAGACCATGA